The window TGGACGGCATCTCGTTCGTCATCGTCACGCACAACCCAGAAGTGGCGGAACGGGCGCACCGGGTGATCTACATGGACAGCGGTCAGATCGTGCAAGAGCGGGTGACGAAGCGCGAGAGGAGGGAACCGCGATGATCGTGACACTCTTGCTCGGCCTGCCGCTGCTCTGGATGTTGTGGCAGCTGTATCGGACAGCAAGGCGGGCTCCGCATCTGCGGCGGATGGCGTGGCGCAATCTGGTGCTGCACAAGAGCACGGCTGCGCTGACCGTCTTGGGCGCGATGATCGGAACAGCGCTGATCACCTCCGCCCTGCTATTCCAGCACTCGATGGTGCAGAGCGGCGAGCACGCGCTGGAACGGCAGTTTGGCCGCATCGGGTACGATGCGCAGGCCGGGTCCGGCGTAGTGCCGGAGCGCGTGGTGGCCGACCTGCGCGAGCAGGTTGAGCAGGGGCAGTTGAGCGACGTGACGGGGGTGCTGCCGACGGCGGCGCTGGTGTCGGAGCTGCACACGACCGATGCAACGGGCGCAACGCTGTTGATGCGGCCGGGGGTCTATCTGCACGGATTCGACCACGAGCAGGCGCGGCAGTTTGATCAAGCGGCGATGGCAGGCGTGCCGGAGATCGGGGTGGACGAGATCGTGCTGTCCGAGCCGGTGGCAGAGCAACTGGAAGTGACGGCGGGCAGCCGGGTCGCGAGCGGAAGTGCTGTGTTTCTCGTGAAAGCGGTGGTGCCGGAGCAGGGGCTGACCGGGTATCGCGGCAGCGGGCATGCGGCGGGCACCGCACTGGTCAGTCTGGACACTGCGCGCAAGCTGGCCGGGGTGCCGGAGGGGGCGTACACCAACGTTTTGCTCTCGTATCCGACCTATCTGTTTGGATCGGGGCGATTGGACAGTACCATTCCCGTTTTATCCGGCACCGGTCTCGGCCTGCAAGACAGGGCGGTGCGCGGCGAAGCGGAGTGGAGACTCGACAAATCGAGGAAGTTGCTGCCGATCTTCACGATCGCTTCGTGGACGGCGATCCTGATCGGCGTGATGCTGATCCTGAACATCTTCCACATGATCGCCGAAGAGCGCAGGCAGGAGCTCGGCGTACTGCGAGCGCTGGGCATGACGCGCGTCGACCTTGGCGCACTGCTGCGGCTGGAAGGGGAGTTTTATGCGCTGCTCTCCGGGGGTGTTGGACTCTTGGCCGGGCTGGGTCTCGCATATGAGATCATGCTGTCGATGGGCGGCTTGTTTGCCAGTGCTGTGGCGCAGGAGGAAGGGCTGCAGGTGGACTACCAGTTGCTGGTGGGTGCGGAGCCACTGCTTCAAGGCTTTTCGATCGGGGTGCTCTTGATCCTGCTGTGCTCGCGGCGGGTGTCGAAGCGGGCGTCCGACCTCACGATCGTCGAAGCGCTGTATGCAGCCGGGGACACGCGCCGCGAGCGGATCGGCAAAGGCAAGCTGTCCCTCTCGCGCACCGCGGTGCGGCTGGTCACGGCGGTGCTGACGGCCGTGCTGTTTTTACTGACGCTGACCGACGCGTTTCGGACGGGGCTCAGGGAGACGTTTTCAGGTACGTTTCCTTTGTGGTTGTTTGCGATCGGGTTTGCGTTGACGCTGTCCTGCGCCATGCTTGTGACCGCCGCTTTTGGGCCGTTGTCAGGAGTGATCGACAAGACGCTCGCTCCCTTTGGGCGCCTGGTGGCGGTGCTGCGGATGGCGCTGCGTTACCCGATGTTGGAGAAGACACGGACGACGCTTTTGGTGCTGATGTTTGCGCTGGTGTTTTTTCTGACCTCGCTGTCCGGGGTGTTCAGTGAGACGATGGCGGCACAGTTTGGCGAGCGGGATGTTCGTTTGCTCACCGGCGGCTATGATCTGGTGGCGACGGCGGAAGGAAAACGAATAACAACGGAGCAGTTGAAACAGCAGCTGCAAGATTCGCCGCATGTGGAAACGAGCAGTGTCGCGGCCGTGGCGGCGGTGTGGCAGACCGCTTTGTTTGGCGAAGACGATCCCGGTTTTGAGCGGACGGAGTACCCGAATCTCAACGGGATCGATGCCGCGTTTGCCGGGCAGACCACGCTGCAGCTGCGCGAGCGCGACCCGGCGTATGCTTCTGACCGGGAGGCGTGGCTGGCGGTGGCGAATGATCCTGGCGTGATGATCGTCTCCGAACAGGACATGCAGTGGGCTGAACTGCCTAAGAAGCGCATCATCGGGGTGGCGGCGTATGAGGTGGAGAGCATCTCGTTTCTGGCCTCATCGGGCGTGTTTGTCAAACAAAGCGAAGTCGAACGCCTGGCGACCGATCCGCAGCGGATCGCCACCGAACTGTTGATTCGCCTGCAGAACGAACAGGCCGCTGCACAGACGGTGAAAGGGATTGAAAAAGCGTTGACACAGCAAGGCATCTATCCCATGCGCAATGTGCAGGCGGAGTTGCATCTGAACAGCTCGTTTGTGCGGATGCTGTTCACGACGTTTGAAGGCTTCTGCCTGCTGGCGGCGTTGATCGGGATCGGAGGCCTTGCGATCATCATGATGCGGGTGATCCGCGAACGCCGTCAGGGGATCGGGATGCTGCGGGCGATCGGCGTGCGGCCGGGGCTGATCTATTGGAGCATCATGGTCGAAGGTGCGCTGATCGGCATGCTGGGCATCTTGATCGGTTCGCTTTGCGGAAGCTACGTCGGCGCGGTGATGATCGAGCTGTTTGCTGAAGACGAACCGATCACGCTGCTGTTCCCGTATGCCAAGATCGGGCTGTATGTCGGCGGGACGCTGCTCATCGCGTTGCTCGGGACGATGCTCCCGGCCTGGCAAGCGTTCAAACTGCCGCCGGCAGAAGCGACGAAATATTTAGGCTAGGGATTTTTTGTGATATGCTAAGGAGAGGGGGTAAGTCACGAGAGGAGCTCAGCAGGCAATGGCAGGCACAACGACAACAGGACAGATGACGCGGGAGACCGCGATTCAATTATATGAAGCGATCGAGCACCGGCATTCGCTGCGATCGTACACAGGTGAACCGCTGCCACAAGCGGAGCGGGAGCACCTGCTGCAGTTTTTGCAAAACGGCTGGGAGCCGTACCCGGGTGCCCGGACGCGGGCGGTGCTGCTCGAAGGCACGGAGACGACAGCGAAGATTTTCAAAGGCTTTCTCGGCAGTTACGGCGCGGTGAAGGGCGCTCCGGCGATGATCTGCATGATCGCAAATGTGGAAGACCCGTATTTTTATGAAGCGACCGGCTACATGGGCGAGCAATGTGTGCTGTACGCGACCCGGCTCGGTTTTGACACCTGCTGGATCGGCGGGTTCTTCCGGCCGGAAGTGGCGGGCGAATTGATCGGTCTGGCCAAAGGCGAGCGGGTGCTGGCCGTGTCGCCGGTCGGCTATGCGAAGAAGGACGGGATGAGCTCGCTGTATGAAGGCTTGTTCAAGTTCGGCACGAAGCGCGGGGCGCGCAAGCCGCTGGAGCAGATCTCGTATCTGGAAGACGTGGTGCCGCCGCGCTGGTTTGACCGCGGACTGGAAGCGGTGCAGGTGGCGCCGTCGTCGTACAACAAGCAGCCGTGGCATGTGTTTTATCACAAGGACGGGCGCATCTCAGTCTCCAGCATCGAGGAGTATAAGGACAAGAAGCCGGTCTATCGGGGCGCGCCGAATTCGAGCCGCCTCTGCTGCGGGATCGCGATGCTGCATCTGAAAGCGGCGACGCGGGCGCTGGGGATCGAAGGGCACTGGATTCCCGGGGAGGAGCCGGGCAATCCGATCGCCGTCTATTATGTGCCAGAGAATGTGCAGAACGAGCTGGAGTGAGGTGAGCGGCATGGAGCATCTGCTGTTTGAAGTAAACGAGGGCATCGCGACAATCGTGTTGAATCGACCGGAGGCGCGGAATGCGTTCTCCATTCCGATGATCGAAGCATGGGTGAAGGCGCTGGAGGAGTGCCGCGACCGCGAGGACATCCGCGTCGTCGTGCTGACGGCGAACGGAAAGGCGTTTTGCGCGGGCGGCGACGTGAAGGCGATGCGCGAAGGGCGGGGCTTTTTGGAGCCGGGCGAGTCGGAGCTTGATACGCACAGCACGGGCTTGGCGCGGAAAAATTCGCTCTGGAAGCTGATCCAGCGCGTGCCGCTGACGCTGGAGCAAGTCGACAAGCCGGTGATCGCGGCGGTGAACGGCGATGCGATCGGGGCGGGCTGCGACATGGCCTTAATGTGCGACATGCGCGTGGCGGCCGATACGGCGCGCTTTGCCGAGGCGTACGTGAAGCTTGGCATCGTGCCGGGCGACGGCGGAGCGTATTTCCTGCCGCGGCTGGTCGGGATGCCCAAGGCGCTGGAACTGTTGCTGACCGGCGACCTGATCGATGCCGGGGAAGCGCTGCGCATCGGATTGGTCAACCGCGTCGTGCCGGCGGAGCAGCTGATGGAAGAGACCTACAAGCTGGCACGCAAGATCGCCGCCCAACCGCCGGTTGCGGTGCAACTGATCAAGCGAGCGGCGTATCAGAGCGTGAATGCCGATCTGCGCACTGCGCTGGATCTCGTGTCGTCGCATATGGCGATCGCGACCGAGACGGAAGATTATCGGGAAGCGATGCAGGCGATGTTTGAGAAGCGGCAAGGTGTTTTCAAAGGGAGATAGCGTCTCAAGGTACCTGTTTGACTAAGACTGGCGCCAAGTTTCATATTTAATAGCGTTGCTTTAAAAGACTTCCTGTCGAAGACAGGAAGTCTTTTCCGATTGCTACCACTGTTGCAACGCGCGTTCAGCATGTTCGCGCTGGTTGTAGGCGCGGGCGATGGCGGCTGATGCGGCGGCGAGGTGGTGCCAGCGGGCGGGGTGGGAAGAGTATTTGGTTTCCAGCCAGAGGCCCCAGATCATTTTGGTGATGTGCAGGGCGCGGAACGGGCCGCCGACTTTCAGGCTTTCGTGCATCAGCGCTTGGGTCAAGGCGTCGAGGTCGTACCCTTGCTGCAAGTACGCTCCGGTCAGGGATGCCGCTTCGAGACCTGTCGCATCGCGGGAGATGCTGGCAAGGATCGCGGCGAGCAGGTCCGCTTCGCTCGGCGCTTGCACTTCAGCAACATCCGGCAGCGTGAGCCAAGCGGCACGGTCGCCTTTAAACGTCCGCGTGCGGGCACTTTCCAAGGCGGTCAGCAGCGCGGGACGCTTCAGCTCGGCTGGCACCGTCTCGTCGCGCAGGATGTTCAGCAGGCAGTGGATGCCGGTCACGATGTGTTCATCGTAGGAGCCGCT of the Tumebacillus sp. BK434 genome contains:
- a CDS encoding nitroreductase family protein codes for the protein MAGTTTTGQMTRETAIQLYEAIEHRHSLRSYTGEPLPQAEREHLLQFLQNGWEPYPGARTRAVLLEGTETTAKIFKGFLGSYGAVKGAPAMICMIANVEDPYFYEATGYMGEQCVLYATRLGFDTCWIGGFFRPEVAGELIGLAKGERVLAVSPVGYAKKDGMSSLYEGLFKFGTKRGARKPLEQISYLEDVVPPRWFDRGLEAVQVAPSSYNKQPWHVFYHKDGRISVSSIEEYKDKKPVYRGAPNSSRLCCGIAMLHLKAATRALGIEGHWIPGEEPGNPIAVYYVPENVQNELE
- a CDS encoding ABC transporter permease, giving the protein MIVTLLLGLPLLWMLWQLYRTARRAPHLRRMAWRNLVLHKSTAALTVLGAMIGTALITSALLFQHSMVQSGEHALERQFGRIGYDAQAGSGVVPERVVADLREQVEQGQLSDVTGVLPTAALVSELHTTDATGATLLMRPGVYLHGFDHEQARQFDQAAMAGVPEIGVDEIVLSEPVAEQLEVTAGSRVASGSAVFLVKAVVPEQGLTGYRGSGHAAGTALVSLDTARKLAGVPEGAYTNVLLSYPTYLFGSGRLDSTIPVLSGTGLGLQDRAVRGEAEWRLDKSRKLLPIFTIASWTAILIGVMLILNIFHMIAEERRQELGVLRALGMTRVDLGALLRLEGEFYALLSGGVGLLAGLGLAYEIMLSMGGLFASAVAQEEGLQVDYQLLVGAEPLLQGFSIGVLLILLCSRRVSKRASDLTIVEALYAAGDTRRERIGKGKLSLSRTAVRLVTAVLTAVLFLLTLTDAFRTGLRETFSGTFPLWLFAIGFALTLSCAMLVTAAFGPLSGVIDKTLAPFGRLVAVLRMALRYPMLEKTRTTLLVLMFALVFFLTSLSGVFSETMAAQFGERDVRLLTGGYDLVATAEGKRITTEQLKQQLQDSPHVETSSVAAVAAVWQTALFGEDDPGFERTEYPNLNGIDAAFAGQTTLQLRERDPAYASDREAWLAVANDPGVMIVSEQDMQWAELPKKRIIGVAAYEVESISFLASSGVFVKQSEVERLATDPQRIATELLIRLQNEQAAAQTVKGIEKALTQQGIYPMRNVQAELHLNSSFVRMLFTTFEGFCLLAALIGIGGLAIIMMRVIRERRQGIGMLRAIGVRPGLIYWSIMVEGALIGMLGILIGSLCGSYVGAVMIELFAEDEPITLLFPYAKIGLYVGGTLLIALLGTMLPAWQAFKLPPAEATKYLG
- a CDS encoding enoyl-CoA hydratase-related protein, with the protein product MEHLLFEVNEGIATIVLNRPEARNAFSIPMIEAWVKALEECRDREDIRVVVLTANGKAFCAGGDVKAMREGRGFLEPGESELDTHSTGLARKNSLWKLIQRVPLTLEQVDKPVIAAVNGDAIGAGCDMALMCDMRVAADTARFAEAYVKLGIVPGDGGAYFLPRLVGMPKALELLLTGDLIDAGEALRIGLVNRVVPAEQLMEETYKLARKIAAQPPVAVQLIKRAAYQSVNADLRTALDLVSSHMAIATETEDYREAMQAMFEKRQGVFKGR